In Mycolicibacterium alvei, a single window of DNA contains:
- a CDS encoding thiolase domain-containing protein translates to MAKNLAAVLGTGQTKYVAKRLDVSMNGLVREAIDRALADSGSTMDDIDAVVVGKAPDFFEGVMMPELFMADATGATNKPLIRVHTAGSVGGSTAIVAASLVKSGKYRRVLTMAWEKQSESNAMWALSIPVPFTKPVGAGAGGYFAPHVRAYIRRSGAPNHIGAMVAVKDRLNGAKNPLAHLHQPDITLEKVMASQMLWDPIRFDETCPSSDGAAAMVIGDETAAEARLADGHPVAWIHATALRTEPLAYSGRDQVNPQAGRDAAAALWRDAGITSPIDEIDAAEVYVPFSWYEPMWLENLGFAPEGEGWKLTEAGETAIGGKIPFNASGGVLSSNPIGASGMIRFAESAIQVMGKGGDHQIEGARKALGHAYGGGAQYYSMWVVSSDKPAATK, encoded by the coding sequence ATGGCTAAGAATCTCGCCGCGGTCCTGGGCACCGGGCAGACCAAGTACGTGGCCAAGCGGCTCGACGTGTCGATGAACGGGCTGGTGCGCGAAGCCATAGATAGAGCGTTGGCCGACTCCGGCTCCACGATGGACGACATCGACGCCGTGGTGGTCGGCAAGGCTCCGGACTTCTTCGAGGGCGTGATGATGCCCGAGTTGTTCATGGCCGACGCCACCGGCGCCACCAACAAGCCGCTGATCCGCGTGCACACCGCGGGTTCGGTCGGTGGGTCCACCGCGATCGTCGCGGCCAGCCTGGTTAAGTCCGGCAAGTACCGCCGGGTCTTGACCATGGCCTGGGAGAAGCAGTCGGAATCGAATGCCATGTGGGCGTTGAGCATTCCGGTTCCGTTCACCAAGCCGGTCGGCGCAGGTGCGGGCGGCTACTTCGCCCCGCACGTGCGCGCCTACATCCGCCGCTCGGGCGCACCGAACCACATCGGTGCGATGGTGGCCGTCAAAGACCGGCTCAACGGTGCCAAGAACCCGCTGGCCCATCTGCACCAGCCCGACATCACGCTGGAGAAGGTGATGGCCTCGCAGATGTTGTGGGACCCGATCCGCTTCGACGAGACCTGCCCGTCGTCCGACGGTGCGGCGGCCATGGTGATCGGCGATGAGACAGCCGCCGAGGCCCGGCTTGCCGACGGACACCCGGTGGCCTGGATTCACGCCACCGCGCTGCGCACCGAACCGCTGGCCTACTCTGGCCGCGATCAGGTCAACCCACAGGCCGGCCGCGATGCGGCCGCCGCACTGTGGCGAGATGCCGGTATCACCAGCCCGATCGACGAGATCGATGCGGCCGAGGTATACGTGCCGTTCTCCTGGTACGAGCCCATGTGGCTGGAAAATCTGGGCTTCGCACCCGAGGGTGAGGGCTGGAAGCTGACCGAGGCCGGAGAGACGGCCATCGGCGGCAAGATCCCGTTCAACGCCTCCGGCGGTGTGCTGAGCTCGAACCCCATCGGCGCCTCCGGCATGATCCGATTCGCCGAATCGGCGATCCAGGTGATGGGCAAGGGCGGCGACCATCAGATCGAAGGCGCCCGTAAGGCGCTGGGCCACGCCTACGGCGGTGGGGCGCAGTACTACTCGATGTGGGTGGTTTCCAGCGACAAGCCCGCGGCCACGAAATAG
- a CDS encoding thiolase domain-containing protein, with the protein MTVRDVAVVGFAHAPHVRRTDGTTNGVEMLMPCFAGLFEELGLQQTDIGFWCSGSSDYLAGRAFSFISAIDSIGAVPPINESHVEMDAAWALYEAYIKVLTGEVDTALAYGFGKSSAGNLRRVLSLQTDPYSVAPLWPDAVSLAGLQARFGLDSGKWTAEQMAQVALDSFAAADRVDSVESASTVAELLDRPFFADPLRRHDIAPITDGASVIILAAGDRARELRENPAWITGFEHRIETPVLGARDLTVSTSTTASAQAATGGDVSSIEVAEVYAPFTHQQLILSEAIGLGAGTKVNPSGGALAANPMFSAGLERIGFAAQHIFDGSAGRVLAHATSGAALQQNLVAVLEGK; encoded by the coding sequence ATGACTGTTCGCGATGTCGCTGTCGTCGGTTTCGCGCATGCCCCGCATGTGCGCCGCACCGATGGCACCACCAATGGTGTCGAAATGTTGATGCCATGTTTTGCCGGCCTCTTCGAAGAACTCGGACTGCAACAGACCGATATCGGCTTCTGGTGCTCGGGCTCGTCGGATTATCTTGCCGGCCGGGCATTCTCGTTCATCTCGGCGATCGACTCGATCGGCGCGGTACCGCCGATCAACGAATCGCACGTCGAGATGGACGCGGCGTGGGCACTTTACGAGGCCTACATCAAGGTGCTCACCGGTGAGGTGGACACCGCGCTGGCGTACGGCTTCGGCAAGTCCAGCGCCGGCAACCTCCGCCGGGTGCTGTCCCTGCAGACCGATCCGTATTCGGTGGCTCCGCTGTGGCCGGATGCCGTGTCGCTGGCCGGGCTTCAGGCCCGGTTCGGCCTGGATTCGGGTAAGTGGACCGCCGAGCAGATGGCCCAGGTGGCCCTGGATTCGTTCGCCGCGGCCGACCGGGTCGACTCGGTGGAATCTGCCTCCACCGTCGCCGAGCTGCTGGACCGCCCGTTCTTCGCCGATCCGTTGCGCCGTCACGACATCGCACCCATCACCGACGGCGCCTCGGTGATCATCTTGGCGGCCGGCGACCGCGCCCGCGAACTGCGTGAAAACCCGGCCTGGATCACCGGATTCGAGCATCGGATCGAGACCCCCGTTCTGGGCGCCCGCGATCTGACCGTCTCGACATCCACCACCGCATCGGCTCAGGCCGCCACCGGTGGCGATGTCAGCTCGATCGAGGTGGCCGAGGTCTACGCCCCGTTCACCCACCAGCAGCTGATCCTCTCCGAGGCGATCGGGCTGGGCGCAGGCACCAAGGTCAACCCGTCCGGCGGCGCGCTGGCCGCCAACCCGATGTTCTCGGCCGGCCTGGAACGCATCGGCTTCGCCGCGCAGCACATCTTCGACGGATCCGCTGGACGGGTGCTCGCGCACGCCACCAGCGGCGCTGCGCTGCAACAGAATCTCGTTGCTGTCCTGGAGGGCAAATAA
- a CDS encoding sulfotransferase family protein, producing MSAPRTDVGTVEDLHASAVKACGLDDFGTDDDNYLEALGVLLDSFQRDADLTELGSKMQRFFTRNALVARLVSEAAFKQYPQHVDVPIERPIFVTGLPRTGTTVIHRLLAADPMHQGLEMWLAEFPQPRPPRETWSDNPVFSALDARFKQAHEENPDYTGLHFMTADEVEECWQLLRQSLHSVSYETLAHVPTYSQWLARQDWTKSYRRHRKNLQLIGLNEPEKRWVLKNPSHLFALDALFATYPDALVVQCHRPAETIMASMCSLSQQTTAGWSNTFTGNVIGEDAMETWSRGLELFDTERAKHDPAQFCDVDYFEFVKDPVGAVEGIYRTFGLDFTDAARQAMVQSHTASQQGPRAPKHTYALADYGLTPEAVKERFKGL from the coding sequence ATGAGTGCCCCACGCACAGATGTCGGCACCGTCGAGGATCTGCACGCGTCGGCGGTGAAGGCCTGTGGTCTGGATGACTTCGGTACCGACGATGACAATTACCTCGAAGCGCTCGGGGTGCTGCTGGATTCCTTTCAGCGCGACGCCGACCTGACTGAGCTCGGCAGCAAGATGCAGCGCTTCTTCACCCGAAATGCGTTGGTGGCCCGTCTCGTGTCGGAAGCTGCGTTCAAGCAGTATCCGCAGCACGTCGATGTGCCGATCGAGCGGCCGATCTTCGTCACCGGCCTGCCGCGCACCGGGACCACGGTGATCCACCGGTTGCTGGCGGCGGACCCGATGCATCAGGGTTTGGAGATGTGGCTGGCGGAGTTCCCGCAACCGCGGCCGCCACGGGAAACCTGGTCGGACAACCCGGTTTTCAGCGCGCTCGACGCCCGGTTCAAGCAGGCGCACGAGGAGAACCCGGATTACACCGGGTTGCATTTCATGACCGCCGACGAGGTCGAGGAATGCTGGCAGTTGCTGCGCCAGTCGTTGCACTCGGTGTCCTACGAGACGCTGGCCCATGTGCCGACCTACTCGCAGTGGCTGGCCCGTCAGGACTGGACCAAGTCCTACCGGCGGCACCGCAAGAACCTGCAGCTGATCGGCCTGAACGAGCCTGAAAAGCGTTGGGTGCTCAAGAACCCGAGTCACCTGTTCGCGCTCGATGCGCTGTTCGCCACGTATCCGGACGCGCTGGTCGTCCAGTGCCACCGCCCGGCGGAGACCATCATGGCCTCGATGTGCTCGCTGTCGCAGCAGACGACCGCCGGCTGGTCCAACACGTTCACCGGGAACGTGATCGGCGAAGACGCCATGGAAACCTGGTCGCGCGGCCTGGAACTGTTCGACACCGAGCGGGCCAAGCATGATCCGGCCCAGTTCTGCGACGTCGACTATTTCGAGTTCGTCAAGGATCCGGTCGGTGCGGTCGAAGGTATCTACCGCACGTTCGGGCTGGACTTCACCGACGCCGCGCGGCAGGCGATGGTCCAGAGTCATACCGCCAGCCAGCAGGGGCCCCGGGCACCGAAACACACCTATGCTCTGGCCGACTACGGGTTGACCCCCGAGGCAGTCAAGGAGCGGTTCAAAGGGCTGTAG
- a CDS encoding IclR family transcriptional regulator, translating to MPDDEPAGRASPPTARVVAILDFLSRHPQQRFGLSELTRRVGLSKPTCLGILSTLTDSGYLIRDSTDKTYRLGPSLISLGHAAQESMRVNPAARAELHALSAAFDTSAGLTAVVDDRITVLEVVGPPGRDAGVRAGQSYPFAPPVGLMFVLWDDDALRAWLAKVPTIPLRTESARLHRVIESCRADGYLVERLTPGGRRLYALMAGMSTNLPDELRALLSELVSDIGERVYLRDEGPGGRAPHDISVISAPVFDHYQRQVMAASLHIGTALTDKEIADRARALVATADAVTSQLGGVKPTY from the coding sequence ATGCCAGACGACGAGCCGGCCGGCCGCGCCTCACCGCCCACCGCCCGGGTGGTGGCCATCCTGGATTTCCTGTCCCGCCATCCACAGCAGCGGTTCGGACTGTCCGAGCTCACCCGGCGGGTCGGGCTGAGCAAGCCGACGTGCCTGGGAATCCTCAGCACACTCACCGATTCGGGCTACCTGATCCGCGACAGCACCGACAAGACGTACCGACTCGGACCGAGCCTGATCTCGCTCGGCCACGCGGCTCAGGAGTCGATGCGCGTCAACCCGGCGGCCCGAGCCGAGTTACACGCGCTGTCAGCCGCTTTCGACACCTCGGCGGGCCTGACCGCCGTGGTCGACGATCGGATCACCGTGCTGGAGGTTGTCGGCCCACCCGGCCGTGACGCCGGTGTGCGGGCCGGGCAGAGCTATCCGTTCGCACCTCCCGTCGGTCTGATGTTCGTGCTGTGGGATGACGACGCCCTGCGGGCATGGCTGGCCAAGGTGCCGACGATTCCGCTGCGTACCGAATCCGCCCGACTGCACCGGGTGATCGAAAGCTGCCGCGCCGACGGATATCTGGTGGAACGACTGACACCGGGCGGCCGCAGGCTCTATGCGCTGATGGCGGGGATGTCGACCAATCTGCCCGACGAACTGCGCGCGCTCCTGAGCGAGTTGGTATCCGATATCGGCGAGCGGGTGTATCTGCGCGACGAGGGACCCGGCGGCCGAGCGCCGCATGACATCAGCGTCATCTCCGCGCCGGTGTTCGACCACTATCAGCGTCAGGTCATGGCCGCGTCACTGCACATCGGAACGGCCTTGACGGACAAGGAGATCGCCGATCGGGCCCGAGCGTTGGTGGCGACGGCCGACGCGGTGACCAGCCAACTGGGCGGGGTCAAGCCGACGTACTGA
- a CDS encoding TIGR03619 family F420-dependent LLM class oxidoreductase encodes MKYTLSVAMGPLEHLIGLARTAEEVGFDSIALPDSLFYMESQAADYPYTPDGSRMWNAETPWVDPLIAAASMGAATSTLRFYTNVMKLGSRNPLLLARQVGSVANLTNNRFGFGVGIGWAPEEFEWCGVPFAKRGARVDEMIEVLKLVLGGGMVEFHGQFYDFERLQMSPAPSEPVPFYVGGHTSVALKRAARVGDGWTSAMMTCAQLGQTVAAINKLRAEYGRTEEPFEFQAVCIDKFDLDGHRELAAAGITDNIVIPWMLEGLGFDAPLDKKQDSLKRFADTYIHSGWQD; translated from the coding sequence ATGAAATACACCCTGAGCGTGGCCATGGGGCCGCTCGAGCATCTGATCGGATTGGCCCGCACCGCAGAAGAAGTCGGGTTCGATTCGATCGCATTGCCCGACTCGCTGTTCTACATGGAGTCCCAGGCCGCAGATTATCCGTACACCCCCGACGGGTCGCGGATGTGGAATGCCGAGACCCCGTGGGTCGACCCGCTGATCGCCGCAGCCTCGATGGGGGCGGCGACCTCGACGCTGCGCTTCTACACCAACGTGATGAAGCTCGGCTCACGTAACCCATTGCTGCTGGCGCGCCAGGTCGGCTCAGTGGCCAACCTGACCAACAACCGGTTCGGTTTCGGCGTCGGAATCGGCTGGGCACCAGAGGAATTCGAATGGTGCGGGGTGCCGTTCGCCAAGCGAGGCGCGCGCGTCGACGAGATGATCGAGGTGCTCAAACTGGTTCTCGGCGGCGGTATGGTCGAGTTCCACGGCCAGTTCTACGATTTCGAGCGGCTGCAGATGAGCCCGGCGCCCTCGGAGCCGGTGCCGTTCTACGTCGGCGGGCACACCTCGGTGGCGCTGAAGCGGGCGGCCCGGGTCGGTGACGGCTGGACCAGCGCGATGATGACGTGCGCACAGCTGGGCCAGACAGTGGCGGCGATCAACAAGCTGCGGGCCGAATATGGCCGGACCGAAGAGCCATTCGAGTTCCAGGCGGTGTGCATCGACAAGTTCGATCTCGACGGGCACCGTGAGCTCGCCGCGGCAGGCATCACCGACAACATCGTCATTCCCTGGATGCTGGAGGGCCTGGGGTTCGACGCCCCGCTGGACAAGAAACAGGATTCACTCAAGCGGTTCGCCGACACCTACATCCACTCCGGCTGGCAGGACTGA
- a CDS encoding TIGR03617 family F420-dependent LLM class oxidoreductase yields the protein MKVYVALDPGRPLTATADYARRVERLGCDGLHVAETVHDSLAVSLLALEHTSRITVRTAITLAFVRSPTLTAYTAWDLSLFSGGRFELGLGTQIKQNIEDRYGMPWSDPITRLRDYVGALDALFDAFRNGGAVHYESENYRLTRMQPYFNPGPSDAVRPSIWLGAVNAGMCELAGELARGIVTHSTNSDPDYLRDVVRPALDRGAGTSGRADTPLVIASTAIATGRTDEAVGRERERQRRMLAFLYSTPAYATGLTRRGLADLPERLRSLVRTELWDELPSVLTDSILDELLVCGRHDELPEMLRARFDDIADGIVLPPLGDERDDESLGACVAELQRAN from the coding sequence ATGAAGGTCTATGTGGCGTTGGACCCGGGTAGGCCGCTGACCGCTACCGCTGATTACGCGCGGCGGGTCGAACGGTTGGGCTGTGACGGCCTGCACGTAGCCGAGACCGTGCACGACTCTCTGGCAGTCTCCCTGCTGGCTCTTGAGCACACGTCGCGAATCACCGTCCGCACCGCCATCACTCTGGCGTTCGTACGCAGCCCCACACTGACGGCGTACACGGCGTGGGATCTGTCGCTGTTCTCCGGCGGGCGGTTCGAACTGGGCCTGGGCACGCAGATCAAGCAGAACATCGAGGACCGCTACGGCATGCCGTGGAGCGATCCGATTACCCGGCTCCGGGACTATGTGGGTGCGCTCGACGCCCTGTTCGACGCGTTCCGCAATGGGGGCGCAGTGCATTACGAGAGCGAGAACTACCGGCTGACCAGGATGCAGCCCTACTTCAACCCCGGGCCGAGTGACGCCGTCCGGCCATCGATCTGGCTGGGTGCGGTCAACGCCGGAATGTGCGAACTCGCCGGGGAACTAGCTCGGGGAATCGTGACGCACTCGACCAACTCCGATCCGGACTACCTACGTGACGTGGTACGCCCGGCATTGGACCGGGGCGCCGGCACATCCGGAAGGGCAGACACGCCGCTCGTCATCGCATCGACGGCGATCGCGACCGGCAGGACCGATGAGGCCGTGGGCCGGGAGCGGGAACGGCAGCGCCGGATGTTGGCATTTCTGTATTCGACGCCCGCGTACGCCACCGGTCTGACCCGCCGCGGCCTTGCCGACCTCCCCGAGCGGCTCCGGTCGCTGGTCCGTACCGAGTTGTGGGACGAATTGCCTTCGGTGCTGACCGATTCGATTCTGGATGAGCTGTTGGTGTGTGGGCGCCATGACGAGCTACCCGAGATGCTGCGGGCCAGGTTCGACGATATCGCCGACGGCATCGTGCTGCCGCCCCTGGGCGATGAGCGCGACGACGAGTCGCTGGGTGCGTGCGTGGCAGAACTGCAGCGGGCGAACTAG
- a CDS encoding LLM class F420-dependent oxidoreductase: MKLGLQLGYWGAQPPTNHAELVAAAEAEGFDTVFTAEAWGSDAYTPLAWWGRETTRMRLGTSVVQMSARTPTACAMAALTLDHLSGGRHVLGLGVSGPQVVEGWYGAKFPKPLARTREYIDILRQVWARQAPVRSDGPHYPLPLTGEGTTGLGKNLKPITHPLRADIPVMLGAEGPKNIAMTAEIADGWLPIFYSPRIAGMYNEWLDEGFARPGARHTRETFEICATAQVVVTDDRPAIMELMKPHLALYMGGMGSEDTNFHAEVYRRMGYGEVVDDVTRLFRSDRKDEAAKVIPDELVDDSAIVGDLDYVKEQIKAWEASGVTMMVVGARSVEQIKDLAALV, translated from the coding sequence ATGAAGCTGGGTCTGCAACTCGGATACTGGGGCGCACAGCCGCCGACCAATCATGCCGAACTCGTCGCCGCCGCCGAAGCGGAAGGCTTCGACACCGTCTTCACCGCCGAGGCATGGGGGTCGGATGCGTACACGCCGCTGGCCTGGTGGGGTCGGGAAACCACCCGTATGCGGCTGGGGACCTCGGTCGTCCAGATGTCGGCCCGTACCCCGACCGCGTGCGCGATGGCCGCGCTGACCCTGGATCACCTCTCCGGCGGCCGCCACGTCCTCGGCCTCGGCGTGTCCGGGCCCCAGGTGGTCGAGGGCTGGTACGGCGCGAAGTTCCCGAAGCCCCTGGCCCGCACCCGCGAGTACATCGACATCCTGCGCCAGGTCTGGGCGCGGCAGGCCCCGGTACGCAGCGACGGCCCCCACTACCCGCTGCCGCTGACCGGGGAGGGCACGACCGGCCTGGGCAAGAACCTCAAGCCGATCACCCATCCGCTGCGCGCCGACATCCCGGTGATGTTGGGCGCCGAGGGGCCCAAGAACATTGCGATGACCGCCGAGATCGCCGACGGCTGGCTGCCGATCTTCTACTCGCCGCGCATCGCCGGCATGTACAACGAGTGGCTCGATGAGGGATTCGCCCGACCCGGCGCCCGGCACACCCGCGAGACGTTCGAGATCTGTGCGACCGCGCAGGTCGTGGTCACCGACGACCGGCCGGCGATCATGGAGCTGATGAAGCCGCATCTGGCGCTGTACATGGGTGGGATGGGCTCCGAGGACACCAACTTCCACGCCGAGGTCTACCGCCGGATGGGGTACGGGGAGGTCGTCGACGACGTTACTCGGCTGTTCCGCAGCGACCGCAAGGACGAAGCGGCCAAGGTCATTCCCGACGAACTGGTCGACGACTCGGCAATCGTCGGCGATCTGGATTACGTCAAGGAACAGATCAAGGCATGGGAGGCTTCCGGGGTGACCATGATGGTGGTCGGAGCGCGTTCGGTGGAACAGATCAAGGATCTCGCCGCGCTGGTCTGA
- a CDS encoding nuclear transport factor 2 family protein: MAVTNPEHPAHLAGKRSRDAVAARDKQTWLDNFADDAIVQDPIGPSFFDPEGKGHQGKEAIAAFWDKAIAPTDNLEFNFLDTFQCGNEEANVGSIVTTMGGHRITTPGVFTYRVNDEGQMVALRAFWEVDRASAEKIEG; the protein is encoded by the coding sequence ATGGCCGTCACCAACCCCGAACACCCCGCCCACCTGGCGGGCAAACGCTCCCGGGACGCGGTCGCCGCCCGGGACAAGCAGACCTGGCTGGACAATTTCGCCGACGACGCGATCGTGCAGGATCCCATCGGGCCGTCGTTCTTCGATCCCGAAGGTAAGGGCCACCAGGGCAAGGAAGCGATCGCGGCGTTCTGGGACAAGGCCATCGCCCCGACCGACAACCTGGAGTTCAACTTCCTCGACACCTTCCAGTGCGGCAACGAGGAAGCCAACGTCGGCAGCATCGTCACCACCATGGGCGGGCACCGGATCACCACCCCCGGGGTGTTCACCTACCGCGTGAACGACGAAGGCCAGATGGTCGCGCTGCGAGCCTTCTGGGAAGTGGACCGCGCGAGCGCCGAGAAGATCGAGGGCTAG
- a CDS encoding Rieske 2Fe-2S domain-containing protein gives MTTEHAGIREIDTGALPDRYARGWHCLGPVKDFRDGQPHSVEIFGTKLVVFADSEGSLKVLDGYCRHMGGDLSQGTIKGDTVACPFHDWRWGGDGKCKLVPYAKRTPRLARTRSWHTDVRGGLLFVWHDHEGNDPQPEVQIPEIPEAASDDWTEWQWNSLLIEGSNCREIIDNVTDMAHFFYIHYGLPTYFKNVFEGHIASQYLHNVGRPDIGGMGTQYGEAHLDSEASYFGPSFMINWLHNNYSGYKAESILINCHYPVSQDAFMLQWGVIVEKPKGMDEKTTQKLADAMTDGVSKGFLQDVEIWRHKTRIDNPLLVEEDGAVYQMRRWYQQFYVDVADITPDMTDRFEMEIDTTAANEKWHVEVEQNLKTQAAEKEAAQ, from the coding sequence GTGACTACCGAACATGCCGGCATCAGAGAGATCGACACCGGCGCCCTGCCAGACCGCTACGCGCGGGGTTGGCACTGCCTGGGACCGGTCAAGGATTTCCGCGACGGTCAGCCACACTCTGTCGAGATCTTCGGCACCAAACTGGTGGTGTTCGCGGACTCAGAAGGGTCCCTCAAGGTGCTTGACGGCTACTGCCGGCACATGGGCGGTGACCTGTCGCAGGGAACCATCAAGGGTGACACGGTCGCCTGTCCGTTCCACGACTGGCGCTGGGGCGGCGACGGCAAGTGCAAGCTCGTCCCCTACGCCAAGCGCACCCCGCGCCTAGCCCGCACCCGCTCCTGGCACACCGACGTGCGCGGCGGCCTGCTGTTCGTCTGGCACGACCACGAGGGCAACGACCCGCAGCCCGAGGTTCAAATCCCGGAAATCCCCGAGGCCGCCAGCGACGACTGGACCGAGTGGCAGTGGAACTCGCTGTTGATCGAGGGCAGCAACTGCCGCGAGATCATCGACAACGTCACTGACATGGCGCACTTCTTCTACATCCACTACGGACTGCCGACGTACTTCAAGAACGTCTTCGAGGGTCACATCGCCTCGCAGTACCTGCACAACGTGGGCCGGCCGGACATCGGCGGCATGGGCACCCAGTACGGCGAGGCGCACCTGGATTCCGAAGCCTCCTACTTTGGCCCGTCGTTCATGATCAACTGGCTGCACAACAACTACAGCGGCTACAAGGCCGAGTCGATCCTGATCAACTGCCACTACCCGGTCAGCCAGGACGCGTTCATGCTGCAGTGGGGCGTCATCGTCGAAAAGCCGAAGGGCATGGACGAGAAGACCACCCAGAAGCTGGCCGACGCGATGACCGACGGCGTCAGCAAGGGCTTCCTGCAGGACGTGGAGATCTGGCGGCACAAGACCCGCATCGACAACCCGTTGCTGGTCGAGGAAGATGGCGCCGTCTACCAGATGCGCCGCTGGTACCAGCAGTTCTACGTCGACGTCGCGGACATCACGCCCGATATGACCGACCGTTTCGAGATGGAGATCGACACCACCGCCGCCAACGAGAAGTGGCATGTGGAGGTCGAGCAGAATCTGAAGACCCAGGCCGCCGAAAAAGAAGCAGCGCAGTAA
- a CDS encoding Zn-ribbon domain-containing OB-fold protein: MTASQSRPASTDHREPPLSAPLKLSFDYTRSVGPLLSQFFTALRERRIVGVRGSDGRVHVPPAEYDPVTYEALTEVVPVSSVGTVVSWTWQPQPLEGQPLDRPFAWALIKLDGADTPLLHAVDVQEGELSTGARVHAHWVDEPVGAITDIAYFVPGETAEDIPAVATDDRDPVTMLVVPSSIEIQHTASRPESIYLRGLREGKLLGARSGDTGKVYFPPKEADPATGQELDQFVELVDRGTVTTFAIINIPFTGQRIKPPYVAAYVLLDGADIPFLHLVTDIDASEVRMGMRVEAVWKPREEWGLGIDNISHFRPTGEPDAEYDSYKHHL, from the coding sequence GTGACAGCCAGCCAAAGCCGCCCGGCCTCGACAGATCACCGCGAGCCGCCACTTTCCGCGCCACTGAAACTGTCTTTTGACTACACCCGTTCAGTGGGCCCACTGCTCAGCCAGTTCTTTACTGCCTTACGTGAGCGCCGGATCGTCGGCGTGCGCGGTTCTGACGGACGCGTGCACGTGCCACCTGCCGAGTATGACCCGGTCACCTACGAGGCTCTGACCGAGGTCGTCCCAGTGTCCAGCGTCGGGACCGTGGTGTCCTGGACCTGGCAGCCGCAGCCCCTTGAGGGACAGCCGCTCGACAGGCCGTTCGCCTGGGCGTTGATCAAGCTCGACGGTGCCGACACTCCGTTGCTGCACGCCGTGGATGTCCAGGAAGGCGAGCTCAGCACCGGCGCCCGCGTGCATGCGCACTGGGTCGACGAGCCGGTGGGTGCGATCACCGACATCGCCTACTTCGTCCCCGGCGAGACCGCCGAGGACATCCCGGCGGTGGCGACCGATGACCGTGACCCGGTGACCATGTTGGTGGTCCCTTCGTCCATCGAGATCCAGCACACGGCATCCCGGCCCGAGAGCATCTACCTGCGCGGGTTGCGCGAAGGCAAGCTGCTGGGTGCCCGCAGCGGAGACACCGGAAAGGTGTACTTCCCGCCAAAGGAAGCCGATCCGGCCACCGGCCAGGAACTCGACCAGTTCGTGGAACTGGTCGACAGGGGCACCGTCACCACCTTCGCCATCATCAACATCCCGTTCACCGGCCAGCGGATCAAGCCGCCCTATGTCGCGGCCTATGTACTGCTCGACGGTGCTGACATCCCGTTCCTGCACCTGGTCACCGACATCGATGCGTCCGAGGTGCGGATGGGGATGCGGGTCGAAGCAGTGTGGAAGCCCCGGGAGGAATGGGGCCTCGGCATCGACAACATCTCGCATTTCCGGCCGACGGGTGAGCCCGATGCCGAATACGACAGCTACAAGCACCACCTGTAA
- a CDS encoding SDR family oxidoreductase — protein MAGLLDGKVVVISGVGPGLGTTLARRCAENGADLVLAARTVERLEDVAKEVRGLGRRALAVGTDITDEEQVANVVARTMEEYGKADVLINNAFRVPSMKPFANTTFEHMRDAIELTVFGALRMTQGFAPALEAAKGSVVNVNSMVVRHSQAKYGAYKMAKSALLAMSQTLATELGEKGIRVNSVMPGYIWGETLEGYFNHQAQKYGTTVDQIYNASAAGSDLKRLPTEDEVASAILFMASDLSSGITGQSLDVNCGEYKA, from the coding sequence ATGGCCGGACTGCTCGATGGCAAGGTAGTGGTGATCAGCGGGGTCGGGCCCGGGCTCGGGACGACGCTGGCCCGCCGTTGTGCGGAGAACGGTGCCGACCTCGTGTTGGCCGCCCGCACGGTGGAGCGGCTCGAGGATGTGGCGAAAGAGGTGAGGGGACTGGGCCGCCGCGCGCTCGCGGTGGGCACCGACATCACCGACGAGGAACAGGTCGCCAACGTGGTGGCCCGCACGATGGAGGAGTACGGCAAGGCTGACGTGTTGATCAACAACGCGTTCCGGGTGCCGTCCATGAAGCCGTTCGCGAACACCACCTTCGAGCACATGCGCGATGCGATCGAGCTGACCGTGTTCGGCGCACTGCGGATGACCCAGGGCTTCGCGCCGGCCCTGGAGGCTGCCAAAGGCTCAGTGGTGAACGTCAATTCGATGGTCGTGCGGCACTCGCAGGCCAAGTACGGCGCCTACAAGATGGCCAAGTCGGCGCTGCTGGCCATGTCGCAGACCCTGGCCACCGAGCTGGGGGAGAAGGGCATTCGGGTCAACTCGGTCATGCCCGGCTACATCTGGGGTGAAACTCTGGAGGGGTACTTCAACCATCAGGCGCAGAAGTACGGCACCACCGTGGACCAGATCTACAACGCGTCGGCGGCCGGGTCCGATCTCAAGCGGCTGCCGACCGAGGATGAGGTGGCCTCGGCGATCCTGTTCATGGCCAGCGATCTGTCCAGCGGCATCACCGGCCAATCCCTCGATGTGAACTGCGGGGAGTACAAGGCATGA